The Sedimentisphaera salicampi genome includes a region encoding these proteins:
- a CDS encoding zinc transporter ZntB, producing the protein MAENGLIYFYIMDGDGSAQEGGWQEIEKWLPEQGPCWLHLDYTASDPEKWLAEKSGLDEATVSALLSEESRPRVSIIDKGALIALRGVNLSPNSEPEDMVAIRLWVDENRIISTRKRKLLSENDIIQSFIDNKGPKTTGEFISDLAEHLIGRIESTVQNIEDGLDDLEEQLIATESYDLRTDLSEIRREAIMLRRYLNPQKEAMARLQTDRFHWLSENNRRHLRETNDNLIRYTEDLDSIRDRAAVAQEQLAGKLSEQLNSRMYILSLVAALFLPLSFLTGLLGINVAGIPGAEAESAFWIFILILAAAVITQIIIFKRKKWL; encoded by the coding sequence GAAATTGAAAAATGGCTGCCAGAGCAAGGCCCCTGCTGGCTGCATTTGGACTATACCGCATCTGATCCTGAAAAATGGCTTGCCGAGAAAAGCGGGCTTGATGAGGCAACAGTATCGGCGTTATTATCCGAAGAAAGCCGGCCGAGAGTTTCGATTATAGATAAAGGGGCGTTGATTGCGCTTAGAGGGGTTAATTTGAGCCCAAACTCTGAACCTGAAGATATGGTGGCAATAAGGCTTTGGGTGGATGAGAATCGAATTATCAGCACCCGAAAAAGAAAGCTGCTTTCTGAAAACGATATAATACAATCTTTCATCGATAACAAAGGCCCGAAAACCACAGGAGAATTTATAAGCGATTTGGCCGAACACCTGATTGGAAGAATAGAGAGTACTGTCCAGAACATAGAAGACGGCCTCGACGATCTTGAAGAGCAGCTTATCGCAACAGAATCCTATGACCTCCGCACAGATCTCTCAGAGATAAGAAGAGAAGCTATAATGCTCAGAAGATATCTGAACCCGCAAAAAGAAGCCATGGCCAGACTCCAAACGGACCGCTTCCACTGGCTGAGCGAGAACAACCGCCGGCATCTGCGGGAAACTAACGACAATCTAATCAGATACACCGAAGACCTCGATTCCATCAGAGACCGCGCAGCGGTAGCTCAGGAACAGCTTGCGGGCAAACTATCAGAACAGTTGAACTCCAGAATGTATATACTTTCACTTGTTGCTGCTCTTTTTCTGCCGTTAAGCTTTCTGACAGGACTTCTGGGTATTAATGTTGCCGGAATTCCCGGGGCAGAAGCGGAATCGGCTTTCTGGATATTCATATTGATATTGGCTGCGGCGGTGATAACACAAATAATCATATTCAAAAGGAAAAAGTGGCTTTAG